From the genome of Chlorocebus sabaeus isolate Y175 chromosome 21, mChlSab1.0.hap1, whole genome shotgun sequence:
TGTTTTCTGACTTCCACGATTGTAGCTGGGGAGTTTGTGGTGAATCTCTATGTTATTCTTTTGTAGGTCATCTGGGTTTTCTCTCCGACTGCTTTAAGATGGTTTTGCCTTTAGTGAAgacttctgttgttgttgttgttgttgttgttgttgttgtgtgtctTTTTTGTGTTTGGATTCATTTTGTCTGGTGCATCTACGAATTCTTTGCCAATTCTGGTAATTGTCTGATTGGTCtaagaatttatttatcagtttggGAAATTTTCCAGCCATTATCACTTTAAACATTACCTTCTGCTCAATTTCTatctataatttgtttttcaggaaCTATTACTAAACTTATATTGGACCTTCTCTTTCTAATGTCTCTCCTTTTCTCAATATCTAATTCATATCTTCTATCGTTTTCTTTCTCCATGTAGTATCCTGGGTAATTTCTTCCAAACTATTTTTCAATTCAGTTTCCCCTTTATTTCTAAATACttgatttggttttttaaaaaatgtatgttgtCTCATTGGCAAAGTGTCATAAAGACAAGGATTTTACCTTTGCACCTTTTCTCATccaccctctcttccttcctggaATGGAGATGTAAGGCTTGGTCGTATACCAACCACCTTGTAATCATAAAGCACACTAAGAGTAGCAGAACAAAAGACAGATATATCCTCAAACACTGATGCCATCATAGAACTTTAACCCTAGATACcgtatttttgtattctttgctgTCTGAAAAAACTAAACccctatttttttccatttctgttacaaatatgaaattaaattCCTACTAAGGAAACATCCTGAAAATATTCAAGTTATACTTGCATATAATGACCTTGTGAACATAATCAAAATATTACCAGTGCTTATTTCTGGATGGTAGAATTGCAgatgatctttatttcttctttgtattttttctatattatcaAAAATTATATAGCCTTAATTGGTAAAATCATCCATGTCAGTGGTAATAAAAATAACGATAGCTTATTTATTGAGCCCTTTACACTGTGTTAGATACTGGGATAGAGGCTTCAATGTATTATCTCATTATCATCACAGCAGCCCATTTGATTTCACATGCATGAGTGAGGATGAAAATTGCATACCTACTTTAACTGGACTAAAAGTATTATAAAGTTAGcaaatatattagaaattattCCATTATTTAGATACTTAAGTTTATTGTAAATTTTAGTTGCTATTATTACAATCAAATTACCCAAAAGTTTGAgaagttttaatttcattaaatttttttttttgcaaaataccTGAAGGTACTCTCTGGGCTGGTTTTTGCTTAAATGGTGATTTAGGACCCCATGAAGCGTCTACTTTTCCTCTGAATGCTATTGTTTGAACGATATGAGCCTTTTTATGGTTAAAAATGGTAATCAttgatcttctttctttttctgtaactTCTGATAAATGCAAAAAGTAATGTTACTGCATAGCATTATAAATAGGCAGAGTGATTCAAAATAGAACTGAATACTTTCAAGAATGTATTTATCTAAACTATGTTATATGTGAACATCCTGTCAAAATCATTTTGTAAAGGGGCTATCACAGTTATTTCCATAATCTTACAAGCACTCAATATACACCCCACATGTCACAAGACAGAGCTTAATCCTTCAGTCTAATGCATCCCGAACACCCTTTAACATATCACCAAGGATGATTAAAATTTTAGCATGAAACATCCTTTCATTTCCTCAAGGCTATTAGAAAGGAGAGGTATAACCGTAAGTTTCTGATGTATCCTATAGAAAGTAGTTACTCAGTAATAAATTATTAAGAATGTTCAAACCTATAGAGACAGAGAGGTAAGCAGATAGATAATATAGCATTTGGGAGCAAAATAGGCCTCAAAAAATGTTAAGCGTAATATGCTGaggttgagtgtgtgtgtgtgcatgtggcatATAGAAATCTGACATGCTATCTTGAAGGTGCATTCATAAAGAAGTCATCATTCATTGTATGtttcaatatatacatatttacagaatttttaaaagcatgactTTTAGAACTTAAATAGGCCTCATGAGATTTATTCCAATTCCCTCACTTTTGAGATAAGAAACTAAGGTGCCGGGAGGTAAACGATTTGGCATCCAACGTGTTAATGTCAAAACCAGAACCAGAAGGACCACTTTCCTCATGCTCAGTTAGAGGGCCTTTCTAATCAAATAGTAAAGAGACGTGAATTTCTAAATCAGGGCACATTTTAGAGAGcaaatctttcaaaaataagtaATTGAAAAACTTTCATTTACAAAGACAattattcaaagggatattttttacaAAAACGTATTTTCAAAGGTAGTCTTCATTTATAACCACTGAGCTATAAGACTacttctcaaatatttctttgcaagaAGGAAGGATCCTTACGATTTCGGTCAAGCAGCTCCACTCCTGGAAGGTGGTAGATGATATATAAACGATACAGGTTATATTGGCACAAAGGATTTTGGTATAGACCTGCAaatgaagaattcaaaataaaatgtcagaTTTCAAAATCAGTTTCATGTATCACTtataaaatacgaaaaattaagAGATTCATATAAAACATAAGAACTTATAAAGCTCTTCTTCATATCCAGCAATAGACCCATGAAACCTTTACTTAGAGCAgcagttaatttttctatctgttcaattcattcattcaacaaatattaactaaGTGCTTACTATCTACTAGGAACTGTGCTAAGGGCTATGATCATATCATTGACCCAAATCTGCCACAAATGAGGGAAATTTTTAACATGTCcataaataaattagtaaatgaaGAACTAGATATCAGCTCTATTGGAGgctactttttattaaaataacttgGTAGTCTTCTTTTGGTCTCCAAGTTCACAAGGGTGCATGCGTGAAGATAGGCAGAGACACAACATCCTGCTCTAATAGAATTTATTTCCTCCACACCATTGCTCATAGTTCAGAATGTGTCGATAGTAGTTTCAGATCTCAGCAGGACCAAAGTTGAGCAGATGTGGCTCTTGCATTTTGTCTATCTCTGGCCAGGCACGTGCATTTCTGAGATCCTGGTGTGCAGGTGCTAGGATTTGCGATAAACCGCACTTCCTAATGCAGTGGTTGGAAGAATGAGGCATGTGGATGCAGAAGAAGCCCTGGCACTTCTGACATCATATCCCTTGGGAATCAGCACATAGGTGTTCTTAAACATCTTCAACTAGAAGTtgtgagagcttttttttttttttaaatgatattttcccTATTCATCCTAGatgataataaacattttttttttcagcacaatgtgaaataaaactttaaagattttcagttgggctttttttttttttttttttttttttttttttttttttttttttttttttttttttgacagagtcttgctcttgttgccaggctggagtgcaatggcatgatcttggctcactgcaacctctgcctcccaagttcaagcgattctcctgcctcagcctcctgagtagctggtattacaggcacctgccaccacacctagctaatttttgtatttttagtagagacggggttttgccatgttggcaaggctggtctcaaactcctgacctcgtgatccgcctgccttggcctcccaaaatgctgggaatacaggcatgagccactgtgcctggctgggcaTCTTTAGTTATTCAGATTCTGCCTACCTACGTGCAATTTCTAGGAAATGCTTCTGAAAATACAACTAATGAGGAGAACCACTAGATGGCAGTAAGAGAAAGAGCTCCAGCTACTGCACAACTACTTCACTCAAAATGAAACTCACTTAATGTACATGTGAAATTTAAGAATACTGTTGTAGACTATTCATAAAATACAAAGAGGTTTGATAAAGGCCTGAAAATAGGAAGCATTAGAACCTCTGAAAAAAActgattaatatttataaagagcAGTTTGTAACATAAAGAAGATTGGGGTGGGTGCATGCTTAAAAGATAACAAActagataaaaacttaaaaaaggtCAATCATCTGGAAGTTTTCTCTGTAGTAATAAAACATTCTGATATTTGTTGTATAAACACAACTTTTTCTGGCTAATAAAAGCGTTATATATAGCTATTCCCTGTGGAAAACACGAGCTTTAGAGGGACATAAAGCAGGCAATGGAAGACACCTGGTGCATAATAAACAAAAGTTACAGGAATGAGGAAAGGCATACAGGAAAATGTAGAGCCAGGAGCcacagagaaatttaaaagaaaggaaatatgtatgtaatggagaaaatgagaagacaaaacaatttttttttcaagatttcttaAGTGACAGAAAATGATctgaattttattcttaaaagagAAGCATTTTAAAGTGGTAACAAATAATTATAACTGAAGGACAGGGAATAGAACAGAGGTATATTAAACCACTAATAAGGACAGATTTTAAAAGAGCCATAGGGTTCATGAATTGTAGTTCGAGCcagagaaagtaaagaaaaggaCCCTCTTCAAGGATATAAAAGCAAAGCATAATTGTTTTTCATGAGAactcagaaggaagaaaaagtcaCAGATGCTTTAGCACAGAAGTCTGCTTTGTGGTTACTGTCTTGGGGAATCACATCTGACACCTCATAACCCTGTTACACATTATAGCATCTGGAAGTAGAGTCTGCCTTTACATATGACGTTAATGGAAAATGTACCAACATCTTTCAATGACATTTTCTCTAGGTGCACCCTTcatcttctcttttccctctgaGGACATTACtatccatttcatttcatttcttggcTTTTTCTGCTAAGCCTTGGTTAAGTAACTTCtatatggaaattcaaaaactagcttcagctaaataaaacacaaaacttgGAATTACTAATGTTACATTACTTATTAACAACATATTGATACTAAAAACTCTATGGACTTGTGGTTGACCATTCATCTCATCATAAAGTCAAAACTGAATGACATAAAATCAGAAATCTGAACTGTTAGCCCAGCCTCTGcttaaattaacttaaaaaaaaattgaattaaataacTTGAAAGGcatttcatcattattattcaCTGTTTCCTAGCTCTTAAATTTTAGAAGGAAGCAATCTTATTTTtaactctcttttttccttctatactatgaaacatttaacattttggaTTTATGAGTTTTGGATTGATGCTACTAAAATCAACATAAATTAAATGTCTAAGATGTGAAATCGGTTTCCTGTGTCTGAATGTTCTGAAAGCCTTCTGTGATGTACGGGCACATTCTTTTAGAAACTATGAAGAGAAATTGCTTACACTTTCACTTTCAATAGGTTAATACTATTTAATCCACCTTCCCTCTAGGCTACTTACAGTGTACACCTCAGTGGCGCCAGCACTGTCTTGCTTATCTTAATTTGGGATTCTGAGTCTAAGCAATTTACATTTACCCAATGATATATCAAAATGTCTCTACTACCTTACCACACAAGCTTGACTTACATGAGTCACGGGTATGAAGCCACTTATTATCAAGACAGAAGCGGAAAAAAAAGATATCTAAATAATTGGCTccagttatttttttgtaaacttttaaagCAGTATTTAAAATCGTTATTTAAATGAACCCCAATGTTTTTCAGGCTGCCTTCGAAGAAAGTTGAGGTAATTAATAAGAGACCAACATCCCAATTTTACtatatgggaaaaagaaaatgacacgGAGAAGTTAAAAGCCTATAGAGAGCAGCTCGTGGAAGGAAGTTCAGCTGTCAATAATCAGATACCAGGATTGTGAGGCTCTGGGTCAAGCTTACTTAGTAAGGTCAGCATCTCCATTGTTAATCATCATCTTGTTTTAACTAAAAATCCGGTGGCCACCACACACCATGTGCTTTTTACTGAATATGGAAATCACCCCTGATTGTAAAAGGCAAACTAGGATAAAGCAGAGGATCGAGAGAGGAGGGATCAGAACATTATCTTTTTCAGGACAAACAGTAGTGAAAACCACTGttggttctttttctttgctgaattgttttgtcttttgggAGGGGTGGTCCCACCTGGAAGGGTATTATAGGAAAAGAGGCACAAAGCAAGGGACCCTGGAGATCCTAGTCCCACCCCATCTCCCAGCATCCCTCTGCACCCCTGGCTTTTTGCCATCGGCAGTGGATTGGGGCCACTGCTAAAGACAAAGGCAGACAATGTTTAAAAGCAATACCTGTGGAAACATGGAGACCCTCTCATGAAAGGAGGAGCTCCCTGTTCCCAATGCTGATTCCTGGAAGCTCCAGTAGGAAGCAGGTCTTAACAATTATGGCATGCAGGAGTCTTAAGCATACTTTCCAACAGTGGAacttaataaaacagaaaattagaaagaaatgagaaaactgaaggttTAGAACAGGAGACTGGCTTAAGCATTTTGATGCTGTGgcttttggtggtggtggtgttttttccCTTAGTACTGGAAAGGAGGCAGGAGTTAATGAAAGCCATCAACCACAAAGTGGGTCTTTGACACATGTGGATTCTGATTTAGAAAGAAtttggaggagggaagggaaaggaagaggaaaactgAGTTGGAAAGAGAGGGTGTGGAAAGGTAGACTGCCTGGAGAGAAGAGGTGGAGTCCCCTGACTCTGCCCGGAAGACAGGAATTCCAGTTCCCAGGACCTCACACTCTGCAGCTGGTTTAGGCCTCCCTGAAGCTCTCAGCCATGCGTCTCCTAGGCAATCCTTGGCAATTCTCCTCATACATGCCAATGGAAAGTGCAATGCTGAGAATGGATTAGTGTTTCTGCCCTTCAGGCTATTTTCTCACCCTCTGAAGAACTTGtcatttaagtgaaataataacAACACTTTATAATTGCACATGGATTTAcaacttaaaaagacaaaaatgaccaCATTTGAAAACACATAGATTTCTCATTTTAGTTAATGAGCTAAAGCTAATCTGTGATTGCAAATGAGGCTCATAGAAACTTAATCTGAAGACATGACTGCACAGATAACATTAGTTATCTAGTAAATACAAACTATTTTCCATGCAACATCTTTAACCAAAATGGGACATGAGttcaaaatgtgaatttttagaaaacgctttttgttttttgtaattgGACAtaacattttctccatttcaAACAAATGATCCCACAACAAGATTCTCAACTGGAAAATTACAGTTACATAACTTGAATTGCATCACTATGATTTTAAATAGTGGTCGTAAACTATTGTGACTGGTAATGATACGGACATTATACTACCAGACTGgtatttaaaaactagaaaactccCACCCCTTATGCCTGGCACAATTCTATGCTCACGTACACCCTTGACAAGTAGGGCATGGGCTAGATTTCAGGATCTATTTGGTCCTGGGCTGGGCACCTTTGTTCAAGGCATAACCTTGTTTATTACTATGGGCATGACTCTGTTTATTACTATGGGAGTAAGCTTGTTTACTACTCTCCAAATGTTGTTTTATAACAAGTTTCCTCAAATTATAGAGTTTTTAAAGTAGCAAATCATTTTGCATCAAACCCCTTCAACTCTAAGAAATATTTAGTCTGAGTGTTACAAATTTGTAAGCCCTATGTAGGTATAGACTGGGCCTCTCTTGTTCAAATTTGAGTCCTATTATCTAGAATAGTATCATGTAGTGAATGTgtgataaacatttattaaatgaatgaatgaataaattataaatatttattgaatgaatgaataaataaataaatgataagtaaAATAAGGCATGAATTTGTGTTTCAACATTCCTTAAGAGTTCGGTTAAATCTGTGagctttgcatttccatgattaAAGGGAATAATTCTAGTCACATCATAGGATGCTGTAAAGATTTAAATGAgactataataaaacatttttttcaacaaGAAAGACATTCAAACGTGTTACTGtatgattattatttaaaatagcagtTGTTTTCTTGAGTCTATTAGCAGAATTTTGAGACTGGATGCAACTTATTTCATTATCTGATTTACATAATccacaataaaacattttttttcttattttagaatttcaatttttgttgttgcttcaaAATAACATTAATGGtgagaaatgttttcttaaaaagtgTTTACAGAGTTATCCTAATGTTTAAAGCAACCCTGAGGGGTAGCTGTCagcccattttatagaaaagCAAAGGTAAGTGTCCTAGGTCTAGCATAACTAGTCTTTTAATTATAGCAGCATTTTTTCAGCAGATATGGGCCAGGTAACTCAAATATGCAGGCCAATTCTTTCACAGAAGATCCAAAAGCTGTAAAAAAAACTCCTGACAGCAGGCAGCCTTCTCATGTCTCCAAAATAAGCATAAAATTGCCATGAACTTGGTGTAGTTTTGTGATTTTAATACTTGGGTTTAAATAATCTAACTATTACAAATGAATCATTTTCCCTCAGTATAGTACATATAACTGACAACACTGAAAACATATGGAAACTTTAGTAACTCTCTCTACATTGATCTGATTATCTGATTAGAACCTTCACCATCAATACTAGTTTATAACTATTCAAAATACTGTCTCAGGCAATTCTGAGAAATGAatagaaaaggaatttaaaaatatatctattgcATTACATTATTATAAAGAGGTCTCTAAACTCTAAAGTCTGAAAACCTCCTCTTCGATCTGCAAGTCTTTTACCTTAGTACACCCAGAATCCTTTATCTTGTATTGTGGTTGTATACATGTTTATCTACCCTTCAAGACCATAAGCTTATTGAGAGTAGGAGtagtgtattatttatttttttgactcaTCTCACACTTCTTTTCAATAGGTTAGTTCCTTACTGGGTGTGATTCaatatatatgaataaagttTGCTGGTTATCCAGGTTATCCAGTTGAAAGCTTAAAaagtcttctgttttttttttgttttttggttttttttggtatCGGCTTTATTAATATACTTCATGTACCACACTATTCACCAGTTTAAACATATGATTCATGTGTTTgtggtatattcacaaagttatgCAACtgatcaccacagtcaattttagtacattttatcaccccaaaaataACCCCACACCCTTTACTCTCTGGCTGTCACAACCCCCAATTCCTTGGCCGTTGGCAAGGCTCATCTATTTAAAAACAGTTACCTCTCAGTGTTGCTGTCCTATAGATGTGCCTACTTGGAcacttatataaatggaatcatataatatgtgttaAAACTTACTTTTGAGATAAAacccaaaataaatttaaacatgtaAATCCTCTTGCtacttttgtcattttcattaGACATGTGATAGATAgcatttcacacacaaaaatttttctgttgttttctcgAAAGCATTTCTTAAAAGACAATAAGATCTAGTCTTACTTTCAggaatatctaattttttttttttttttttttgagacagggtcttgctctgttgcccaggctagagtcccgtggcgcaatcttggctcactgcaacctctgcctcccaggttcaagctgtcctcccgcctcagcctcttgagtagctggggttacaggcatgtgccaccacacctggctaattttgtatttttggtagaggcagggtttcaccatgttgctcaggctggtgtggaacttctgggctcaagtgatccgcccgcctcggcctgccaaagcactgagattacaggcgtgagtcacagtgcctggcctaaatatCTTAATTATAAACATTGCTCCTCTAATTTTAAActtgataaatggaaaaatgtctTATGTTAATACTATTTTAATTTATGGCCACATAAAATTGCAAATTGTTACTTAGGATCTTCAGATTTAGCATTCCCTGTAATTCCTTCACTGTTGCATCAATATTGGTTAACTCATTGTGGTGTAGCAGGAGTATATTCAATGAAGGCAAACAATGCaggcctaaaaagaaaaaaacagaatatttttacaagattttaaacatttttttcaatttttttattgcaaataaaaataaacatttttaatgctaATTAACATGCtaactaaaaaggaaaacatatgaTAGCTGGATAAAGAAGGAATAActattaataatgtattataaattattattaagaaTACAATAAGGTATAATTCATACAATTAATTGTGATGTGGGAATACAGAGTAAATTTCTTTCCActgttattgttttacttttttttttgagatggagtttcactcttgttgcccaggctggagagaaatggcacaatctcaggttactgcaacctctgcctcctgggttcaagggattctcctgcctcaacctcccaagtagctgagattacaggcgtccaccaccacacccagctcatttttgtatttttagtagagacagggtttcaccatgttggccaggctggtctcaaactcctgacctcaggttatccacccgcgtaggcctcccggagtgctgggattacaggcatgagcccccgtgaCCAGAttgtcttactttttaaaatgtagcaatgattttgtttgtttgattgattttGGAGGGCttagtttccttctttttgtttggttttggttttggatttttttttttgcttgtcaATGTTACTTAGATTTATAATGCTAGTCAAGGGAAAAATTACTCATCTCCTCCAAATTGCATAGCTAAGTATTTTCTGTACATAACTGGAAACcaaatattcatattattttcatagattctaaattgtttattttcctacatttttaacataaatgaaaGTGGGATGTGTCTTTTGATAGCCATGTCATAGCTTCATTGGCAAGATGTTCTTTCTTAGTGGTGCATGAAATCATGATGGGCCTTAAAATGTATGACATTTTTATTCTATGATATATGATATTAAAGAAAAGTGTTTTGTACTGTACCTCTGTATTTGATGATCATGGTATGCCACGTGCTTTTACGAATGGCTTGAAACTATCAGTTTTGAGAGTGTTTTGCATATAAAATTAACTCAGAGTGAAAGCAGGAATTTGGCTGGTGGAACATACTGCCAATAAAATTTCTTAAGACTattaagtttttgtatttatcaATGCTCCCAACTATTGTTAAAATTTGCTTCCACTGTCTAGTTTATGTCTAAAAtacttgttaaaaattattttaaattttgaataagaCACCTGGCAATATTAAATTAGAAAAGTAATCTAATAGCacatttcttaatataaaatgtacattaaaacatttaaaaatagattccttAATATATTTTCAACAGAAATGTTAAAACAGATTTTTGCATGTCATTAGCAATTACCATATTTGAAAGTACTTAATTGAAAATCTATTAAATCAACAGAAAATTTAAGACATACCTTCTATCTCAAATATTGCATTATTGTTTAGATACAGTTCTGTCAGACAATCGTTTCTAGTTAGAAATGTTATTCCATGGAGCTAAAAATGAGAGTTAGAGAACaatatactttttataataactgcatatataacataaatatagataacatgatatacaaaaataatatatttaattgtaataagataataaaagtttgacttttgctattattatttgtgACCTTTTGGTCTGGCTGTAAGTTACATTTGGATTGCCTTTGAGGAGAATGtgataaaaagaatatttttagctAACTTAAACCTCTCTTACCACATCTTAGCCAAACTCGCTTGCCTGGCTTTCAAAACCTCTGCAACCTGGCCTAGCTCTTTCACGCTAACAATATTTCTTCTACTTCTGCTCCTTATAGTCTCATCGGATCCGACATCACATATCCGCCACCTAATATTATCACGTGCCAAGGGCTCTCTCCTTATGCTGAGGCCATTTCTGCATCTGTAGGGGTCATGATTTCCCTTTGTCTGTGCGTCTTTTCTTCTTGGTACACTTGAAGTTATTTTTAAGGATTAGCCCTAGGCCAGCAAGGCATACTAAACCGTGCGTGAGTGGACAGCCACAGTAAGGTTTCACTTGCAGAAATCAGTTGAAACCAAGGTTTGACCTCCTTGTACCTTACTACTGTCTTTGTGCCCTATTTTGACGcactttattttctctaaacttctaCTTGCTTCAGCACTTCGAGTCAGATTTCCTGAGTGATGGTCTAATCCTGGACTCTTTCTTTACGGCCTCGTCTATAACCATCTCCTCTTCTCAGGTTCTCTGCCCCTCTAGTAAACAGATCTCAGTTTAGCTATGGGTTCTGCAATCTGAATACACGCAAGAGGCAGCTCTGCCAGATCAGGCCCAGAACTAACAGCTCAACCAGCCACCATCTGCAATTAGAGGGCAAGGCACAGTACAATCCGGTTCATCATTCAGAGTTCATCCTTTTTCACAAAGCCTTTCCTGACAACTCCTATGCTCACGAACCTCCATTTTCTTGACCTTCTCATATGCTTATTTTGACTTGTACAGTTAATCACTTGAACACTAGAGTTTTGTGCGTTCCTCAAGGAAAGGAACCATGTTTCTTCAGCACCTTATCCTTTCTACCTCCCTACTCTCCTAACAATATAGTGAAGAAGTCACATTTTACTTTTAAGGTTAGAATCAAaattttcatatgaatggaaATAGTAAAAAGTACTCTCTCGAAATTCCTCAAATGAACCATTAGGTACTGTACACATAATACGGGGTATTCAATGCTAAACTGTATGTCAGCAATCATTCTGGTACCCCGTAAGGagaactgctattttttttttttaaatattgactcCATAACATCCATCAAATTTAAAAGATGTATTTGCATTGTGAAGATGAGACATGGTAGAGCCAGAGAGGAGGAGCAGTTATGTTCTAAGAACTGCAGGTAAGTTAAATGTAAGAATGATAACTTTACCATTTAACACAGGATCTAGCAGGGAAAAGATCCTCGTGAAAGAGTTATTGATCAAGTATTTAGTACTTTatctatacaaaaatatatgttcctGATGGTAaattttttcttgtatgttttcTAAAGCTTATCataggaaatatttaattttatttttatttatttttattttttttttgagatggagtctcactctgtcacccaggctggagtgcagtggcacaatctcagctcactgcaacctccgtctcctgggttctaggttcaagtgattctcctacctcagcctcccaagtagctgggactacaggcacatgccgccacacctggctaatattttatttttagtagagatggcgtt
Proteins encoded in this window:
- the LRRC72 gene encoding leucine-rich repeat-containing protein 72, whose translation is MSWNPNPVPRALKCWSLRRASETALQSSRRAVEDQLKIRGHKRDADVFELFLSKKELTEVIDLSRFKKLKYLWLHHNKLHGITFLTRNDCLTELYLNNNAIFEIEGLHCLPSLNILLLHHNELTNIDATVKELQGMLNLKILSLYQNPLCQYNLYRLYIIYHLPGVELLDRNQVTEKERRSMITIFNHKKAHIVQTIAFRGKVDASWGPKSPFKQKPAQRVPSDFGFANNVDKTVFDDPEDAVFVRSMKRSVMTLTSMNWNTVPTREERYLEEEGTEPAQMLTVTLR